In one Nocardioides sp. NBC_00368 genomic region, the following are encoded:
- a CDS encoding glutathione S-transferase N-terminal domain-containing protein codes for MDEPLVYFKPGCPFGLRLRIALTLHRVPHRSVRFRDDEDGAARVRAVNEGNEISPTVHVADRWLTNPSWREVRRAVSTTTP; via the coding sequence ATGGACGAGCCACTCGTGTACTTCAAGCCGGGATGTCCCTTCGGCCTCAGGTTGCGGATCGCCCTGACCCTGCACCGTGTGCCTCACCGCTCCGTACGTTTCCGAGACGACGAGGACGGTGCCGCCCGGGTCCGAGCCGTGAACGAGGGCAACGAGATCTCGCCGACCGTCCACGTCGCCGACAGATGGCTGACGAACCCGAGCTGGCGCGAGGTCCGGAGAGCAGTGTCGACCACGACGCCCTGA
- a CDS encoding TetR/AcrR family transcriptional regulator, translating into MTVKRSGHRQRQAEATKREVARVARALFAEHGYVATTISTISAEADIPVQTIYSAFGSKARILDKITELWMNEAQTTSRAAAYLEESDPARQLQMLAELNRRQMEAGFDVVAIYQQAAASEPHMAETLRNVLGAREREIRKLIDALAPHLRSELTVATALDLTLALTLPEVFHLLVVERGWSHRRYEEWLGDSLVSQLLRE; encoded by the coding sequence GTGACTGTCAAGAGATCCGGGCACCGTCAGCGGCAGGCCGAAGCCACGAAGCGCGAGGTGGCCCGCGTCGCCCGGGCCCTCTTCGCCGAGCACGGCTACGTCGCCACCACCATCAGCACCATCTCCGCCGAGGCCGACATCCCGGTCCAGACGATCTACTCGGCCTTCGGGTCGAAGGCGCGAATCCTCGACAAGATCACCGAGCTCTGGATGAACGAGGCGCAGACGACGTCGCGCGCCGCTGCGTACCTGGAGGAGTCAGATCCCGCCCGGCAGCTGCAGATGCTCGCCGAGCTCAACCGGCGCCAGATGGAGGCAGGCTTCGACGTCGTCGCGATCTACCAGCAGGCGGCGGCGTCGGAACCGCACATGGCAGAGACTCTGCGAAACGTCCTCGGCGCGCGTGAGCGTGAGATCCGCAAGCTCATCGACGCGCTGGCGCCACACTTGCGGTCCGAGCTCACCGTCGCCACAGCACTCGATCTCACGCTGGCGCTCACTCTGCCCGAGGTCTTCCACCTGCTCGTCGTCGAGCGTGGATGGAGCCACCGTCGCTATGAGGAGTGGCTCGGCGACTCCCTGGTCAGCCAGCTTCTCCGAGAATGA
- a CDS encoding DeoR/GlpR family DNA-binding transcription regulator, whose protein sequence is MPEPVEHLPTEERRDRIRALVEERSFMRVVDLSETFGVSTVTVRTDLEALEHGGAVRRIRGGAMPAEGLRERSFEEVQVDAAPQKKAIARLAVDQLTSGMSVLLDVGTTTAAIAAELVRRTDLVDLTVITNGLSIALSLEPGLPRLQVIVTGGTLRPLQHSLVPPLADTVLSRIRADLAFIGCNGVDVEAGITNINLPEAELKRAMIAAASRVVVTADSSKIGRVHLGRVAEIGQIDTLVTDGDHHRPALDAIQAVTDLEVLIATGEGR, encoded by the coding sequence ATGCCCGAGCCTGTGGAGCATCTGCCGACCGAGGAGCGCCGCGACCGGATCCGCGCGCTCGTCGAGGAGCGCAGCTTCATGCGGGTCGTCGACCTCAGCGAGACGTTCGGCGTCTCCACCGTCACGGTGCGTACGGACCTGGAGGCCCTCGAGCACGGCGGCGCCGTCCGGCGCATCCGTGGCGGTGCGATGCCGGCCGAAGGTCTGCGCGAGCGATCGTTCGAGGAGGTCCAGGTCGACGCCGCCCCGCAGAAGAAGGCCATCGCCCGCCTCGCCGTCGACCAGCTCACCTCCGGCATGAGCGTCCTGCTCGACGTCGGCACCACCACCGCCGCCATCGCAGCCGAGCTGGTCCGCCGGACCGACCTGGTCGACCTCACCGTGATCACGAACGGGCTCTCGATCGCGCTCTCCCTGGAGCCCGGGCTGCCCCGCCTGCAGGTCATCGTCACCGGCGGTACGCTCCGCCCGCTGCAGCACTCCCTGGTTCCGCCGCTCGCCGACACCGTCCTGAGCCGCATCCGCGCCGACCTCGCCTTCATCGGCTGCAACGGCGTCGACGTCGAGGCCGGCATCACCAACATCAACCTGCCCGAGGCGGAGCTGAAACGGGCGATGATCGCGGCCGCCTCCCGCGTCGTCGTCACCGCGGACAGCAGCAAGATCGGTCGCGTCCATCTCGGCCGCGTCGCCGAGATCGGCCAGATCGACACCCTCGTCACCGACGGCGATCACCACCGCCCTGCCCTCGACGCGATCCAGGCCGTCACCGACCTCGAGGTGCTCATCGCCACGGGCGAAGGTCGCTAG